A genomic window from Punica granatum isolate Tunisia-2019 chromosome 2, ASM765513v2, whole genome shotgun sequence includes:
- the LOC116196356 gene encoding DNA repair protein UVH3 isoform X3, with product MQSSILVEEGGSLFNNASTSSATALSDEEDNDADEEMIVLEMQGIVDRDVLDSLPISMRLDLFAQMKERQMAENRQKYQEVKKAPEKFSELQIQSYLKAVALRREINQVQKAAAGIGVGGVRTSRIASEANKEFIFSSSFTGNKKVLASAGVQKNKDGQNPEQRENPSSSSLGTFPSTSKSKTASELAPDKYKKALDDGVQTFLDERGHIRVSRVRAMGIRMTRDLQRNLDLMKEIEQDQAPSESHTSGLARNKSSSEASDNGNGKSVDLNERNEPSMFGNESSIQISFEDDGDINVPDGDEELFAHLVGGSSLKVSSSDKIPCAAESLETASDVDWEEGQVDRISEDGKVETKSVHDSGCIGDESEVEWEEGVSTSPKENLFSSKASSDKPASKGSLEEDAELQEAIRRSLEDKRFSVMSSKDETQQSYGVNSREHILLSASQKTVDGQHTLPEDITESGSEAKDDAVKSNSADGTNILEREESCGILEGSSVQLSKEDTDENGNLPESELLSCTSLPTEPDTANLNAQDLLNVSSERGGAPASADGPVMIIPNIYYQTSAEMHNTKAVLSHLTTERTNLEAQLLGSSASGNDVNVKQTADGNHRDDFLGKLQSAEEFVVETNGDAQFDITKSSLEEEMRKLSQECIDLGNEQKKLERNAESINREMFTECQELLQMFGLPYIIAPMEAEAQCAYLELTNLVDGVVTDDSDVFLFGARSVYKNIFDDRKYVETYFMKDIEKELGLSREKLIRIAMLLGSDYTEGISGIGIVNAIEVLNAFPEEDGLQKFREWIESPDASILGKVDRRAGSTPRKRGARGSKGDTEGNPAKDENDSQSDFDNVQELKQYFMEKHRNVSKNWHIPPSFPSEAVVSAYSTPRVDKSAEPFLWGKPDIFILRKLCWEKFGWNSQKADELLLPVLNEYNKHETQLRLEAFYTFNERFAKIRSKRIKKAVKGISGRQSSELMDDAVEVNSKNKKKRRGNAGELEQHKLEKPSDVSEEVVAGNRSNTTRRSMQGQSRKRKASGQPVNSEGNSLETPKLAESSQGANKRSHGNKRDRGGGRSWRTRGGSRTGDPASGISEGSSGDDNSDDNELKVCDEKLEGMQDVRRSGRNRKAVNYVENLEDDESTRPFLKDDEADIGQGRQGGDDGPSEDDYLRTGGGFCVGDGKTNADLDGSGSPPAESPLRKDEENSQNLESTDKFNGGNIDAVQVTADGFHDPVTASSPAVQHNLESSNSTSTGTLCKVNVCEDKTKDDPHISSGGALSAMPFLKRKRKKT from the exons ATGCAAT CTTCCATACTGGTCGAAGAAGGTGGCAGTCTTTTTAATAATGCGTCAACATCTTCTGCCACAGCTCTTTCTGATGAAGAAGATAATGATGCAGATGAAGAGATGATTGTG CTAGAAATGCAAGGAATTGTCGATCGTGATGTATTAGATTCTCTGCCTATATCAATGAGGCTTGATCTTTTTGCACAG atGAAAGAGAGGCAAATGGCAGAAAATAGGCAGAAGTATCAGGAAGTTAAAAAG GCTCCTGAAAAATTTTCCGAGTTACAAATACAGTCATACCTTAAGGCTGTTGCTCTTCGTCGGGAAATAAATCAAGTGCAGAAAGCTGCTGCTGGAATTGGGGTAGGTGGTGTGCGGACTTCAAGAATAGCCTCAGAAGCCAACAAAGAATTCATATTCTCCTCATCGTTTACTGggaataaaaa AGTGCTAGCATCCGCTGGAGTTCAGAAGAACAAGGATGGACAAAATCCAGAGCAGAGGGAGAATCCTTCTTCAAGTTCCCTTGGTACTTTTCCATCAACTAGCAAGTCTAAGACGGCGTCAGAATTGGCTCCAGACAAGTACAAAAAGGCTCTTGATGATGGGGTTCAAACTTTTCTAGATGAGAGGGGACATATCCGGGTTAGTAGAGTGAGGGCGATGGGAATTCGTATGACCCGAGATCTTCAGAGGAACTTAGACTTGATGAAAGAGATTGAGCAGGACCAGGCTCCTTCTGAGTCGCATACGAGTGGGTTAGCGAGAAATAAAAGTTCATCAGAAGCTTCAGATAATGGTAATGGTAAGTCCGTGGAcctaaatgagagaaatgagCCCTCTATGTTTGGAAATGAGTCTTCCATTCAGATATCTTTTGAAGATGATGGAGATATCAATGTTCCAGATGGTGATGAGGAATTATTTGCTCACTTAGTAGGAGGAAGCTCATTGAAAGTTTCATCTTCTGACAAAATTCCATGTGCCGCAGAGTCTTTAGAGACTGCTTCAGATGTTGACTGGGAGGAAGGACAGGTGGATAGAATTTCTGAGGATGGTAAAGTAGAAACCAAGTCTGTTCATGACAGTGGCTGCATAGGTGATGAGAGTGAAGTGGAATGGGAGGAAGGGGTTTCTACTAGCCCAAAAGAGAACCTCTTCTCCAGTAAAGCATCTTCTGACAAACCAGCTTCTAAAGGATCTTTAGAAGAAGATGCTGAGTTGCAGGAGGCCATAAGGAGAAGTCTGGAAGATAAAAGGTTTAGTGTTATGTCAAGCAAGGATGAGACACAGCAAAGTTATGGAGTGAATAGTCGTGAGCACATTCTATTATCAGCTTCACAAAAGACTGTAGATGGGCAACATACCTTACCAGAGGATATTACGGAGTCAGGTTCTGAAGCAAAAGATGATGCAGTAAAAAGCAACTCTGCAGATGGAACCAACATCCTAGAAAGGGAGGAATCATGTGGAATACTAGAAGGTTCTTCTGTTCAACTTTCAAAGGAAGATACTGATGAAAATGGGAATCTGCCTGAGAGTGAACTCTTATCATGCACATCGCTTCCAACGGAACCAGATACTGCAAATTTGAATGCACAAGACTTGTTAAATGTTTCATCTGAGAGGGGCGGGGCACCTGCCTCTGCCGATGGACCGGTAATGATTATTCCCAACATATATTATCAGACTTCTGCTGAGATGCATAATACCAAGGCAGTATTGTCACATCTGACAACTGAAAGAACTAACCTTGAGGCTCAATTGTTGGGGTCATCTGCATCAGGGAATGATGTCAATGTAAAGCAAACTGCTGATGGCAATCATAGGGATGATTTCTTAGGAAAGCTGCAGAGTGCGGAGGAATTTGTGGTTGAAACCAATGGAGATGCACAGTTTGATATCACTAAATCTAGTTTGGAGGAGGAAATGCGGAAATTGAGTCAAGAATGTATAGATCTTGGTAATGAGCAGAAGAAGCTTGAAAGAAATGCAGAATCCATTAACCGCGAAATGTTCACAGAATGCCAG GAGCTGTTGCAAATGTTTGGATTACCATATATTATTGCGCCAATGGAGGCAGAAGCTCAGTGTGCATATCTGGAACTGACAAACCTTGTTGATGGGGTGGTGACTGATGATTCAGATGTATTCCTGTTTGGGGCAAGAAGTGTTTACAAGAATATATTTGATGATCGGAAATATGTTGAGACTTACTTTATGAAG GACATAGAGAAGGAACTTGGTCTATCTAGGGAGAAATTGATTCGGATTGCTATGCTCTTGGGAAGTGATTATACTGAAGGGATCAG TGGAATAGGAATCGTTAATGCCATCGAGGTCTTAAATGCATTCCCGGAGGAAGATGGCCTACAGAAATTCCGTGAGTGGATTGAATCGCCAGATGCTAGCATACTTGGAAAGGTTGATAGACGAGCTGGATCTACTCCTAGGAAACGAGGAGCAAGAGGTTCAAAGGGCGATACAGAAGGAAATCCTGCGAAAGACGAAAATGATTCCCAGTCTGATTTCGATAACGTTCAAGAGTTAAAGCAGTATTTCATGGAGAAACAT AGAAATGTGAGCAAGAACTGGCACATTCCTCCGTCTTTTCCTAGTGAGGCAGTAGTATCTGCTTATTCTACTCCTCGAGTGGACAAATCTGCTGAGCCTTTCTTGTGGGGAAAGCcagatattttcattttacgCAA ATTATGCTGGGAAAAGTTTGGGTGGAATAGCCAGAAGGCAGATGAGTTGTTACTTCCTGTTCTGAATGAGTACAATAAACACGAG ACCCAATTGCGCTTGGAAGCATTTTACACTTTCAATGAGAGATTTGCGAAGATCCGTAGCAAGAGAATAAAAAAGGCTGTTAAAGGGATATCTGGACGACAATCATCAGAATTAATGGATGACGCTGTTGAAGTTAATTCgaagaataaaaagaaaagaagaggaaatgCAGGTGAACTTGAGCAGCATAAACTAGAGAAACCTTCTGACGTATCTGAAGAAGTTGTTGCTGGAAATCGTAGTAATACCACAAGAAGATCGATGCAAGGTCAGTCAAGGAAAAGGAAAGCCAGTGGACAGCCTGTGAATTCTGAAGGAAATTCCTTGGAAACACCTAAATTGGCAGAAAGCAGTCAAGGAGCCAATAAAAGATCTCATGGAAATAAAAGGGATCGAGGTGGCGGGAGAAGCTGGAGGACAAGAGGAGGAAGCCGGACAGGTGATCCTGCTTCTGGAATATCTGAAGGCAGCTCTGGTGATGATAACAGTGATGACAATGAGTTGAAAGTCTGTGATGAGAAGCTCGAGGGAATGCAAGATGTGCGGAGG TCTGGACGTAATAGGAAAGCTGTGAACTACGTGGAAAACTTGGAAGATGATGAGAGCACTAGGCCATTCCTTAAAGATGATGAAGCTGATATAGGACAAGGTAGACAGGGCGGTGATGATGGTCCTTCAGAGGATGATTATCTCAGAACAGGTGGTGGCTTTTGTGTAGGAGATGGAAAGACAAACGCAGATCTTGATGGTTCTGGCAGCCCTCCTGCTGAGTCTCCCCTACGAAAGGATGAGGAGAACTCCCAAAATCTCGAATCTACAGACAAATTCAACGGTGGGAATATTGATGCTGTTCAGGTGACTGCAGATGGATTTCATGACCCAGTGACGGCAAGCTCTCCTGCTGTTCAGCATAATCTTGAATCTAGTAATTCCACGAGCACCGGCACTCTCTGCAAGGTTAATGTTTGTGAGGATAAGACCAAAGATGATCCACATATATCCTCTGGAGGAGCTTTGAGCGCTATGCCCTTCTTGAAGAGGAAGCGCAAGAAAACCTGA
- the LOC116196356 gene encoding DNA repair protein UVH3 isoform X2, which produces MRSSIAAEEEGALAKGTSTSNAVQSEEDDENVEIILPEITGEVDPALLDALPPDLLAQMRGRSTAKNLNIQQADRGKNILLSDSEGKEAVSRNHEQEKLDAMLAASILVEEGGSLFNNASTSSATALSDEEDNDADEEMIVLEMQGIVDRDVLDSLPISMRLDLFAQMKERQMAENRQKYQEVKKAPEKFSELQIQSYLKAVALRREINQVQKAAAGIGVGGVRTSRIASEANKEFIFSSSFTGNKKVLASAGVQKNKDGQNPEQRENPSSSSLGTFPSTSKSKTASELAPDKYKKALDDGVQTFLDERGHIRVSRVRAMGIRMTRDLQRNLDLMKEIEQDQAPSESHTSGLARNKSSSEASDNGNGKSVDLNERNEPSMFGNESSIQISFEDDGDINVPDGDEELFAHLVGGSSLKVSSSDKIPCAAESLETASDVDWEEGQVDRISEDGKVETKSVHDSGCIGDESEVEWEEGVSTSPKENLFSSKASSDKPASKGSLEEDAELQEAIRRSLEDKRFSVMSSKDETQQSYGVNSREHILLSASQKTVDGQHTLPEDITESGSEAKDDAVKSNSADGTNILEREESCGILEGSSVQLSKEDTDENGNLPESELLSCTSLPTEPDTANLNAQDLLNVSSERGGAPASADGPVMIIPNIYYQTSAEMHNTKAVLSHLTTERTNLEAQLLGSSASGNDVNVKQTADGNHRDDFLGKLQSAEEFVVETNGDAQFDITKSSLEEEMRKLSQECIDLGNEQKKLERNAESINREMFTECQELLQMFGLPYIIAPMEAEAQCAYLELTNLVDGVVTDDSDVFLFGARSVYKNIFDDRKYVETYFMKDIEKELGLSREKLIRIAMLLGSDYTEGISGIGIVNAIEVLNAFPEEDGLQKFREWIESPDASILGKVDRRAGSTPRKRGARGSKGDTEGNPAKDENDSQSDFDNVQELKQYFMEKHRNVSKNWHIPPSFPSEAVVSAYSTPRVDKSAEPFLWGKPDIFILRKLCWEKFGWNSQKADELLLPVLNEYNKHETQLRLEAFYTFNERFAKIRSKRIKKAVKGISGRQSSELMDDAVEVNSKNKKKRRGNAGELEQHKLEKPSDVSEEVVAGNRSNTTRRSMQGQSRKRKASGQPVNSEGNSLETPKLAESSQGANKRSHGNKRDRGGGRSWRTRGGSRTGDPASGISEGSSGDDNSDDNELKVCDEKLEGMQDVRRSGRNRKAVNYVENLEDDESTRPFLKDDEADIGQGRQGGDDGPSEDDYLRTGGGFCVGDGKTNADLDGSGSPPAESPLRKDEENSQNLESTDKFNGGNIDAVQVTADGFHDPVTASSPAVQHNLESSNSTSTGTLCKVNVCEDKTKDDPHISSGGALSAMPFLKRKRKKT; this is translated from the exons ATGAGAT CGTCCATTGCTGCGGAGGAGGAAGGGGCATTGGCAAAGGGGACCTCCACATCCAATGCTGTCCAGTccgaggaagatgatgaaaaTGTAGAGATTATTTTG CCTGAAATTACTGGAGAGGTTGATCCTGCATTGCTGGATGCTCTGCCTCCTGATCTTCTTGCTCAG ATGAGGGGGAGGTCCACAGccaaaaatttgaatattcAACAGGCTGATAGA GGGAAAAACATTTTATTAAGTGATTCAGAAGGAAAGGAAGCAGTATCAAGGAATCACGAGCAGGAGAAGCTGGATGCAAT GCTTGCAGCTTCCATACTGGTCGAAGAAGGTGGCAGTCTTTTTAATAATGCGTCAACATCTTCTGCCACAGCTCTTTCTGATGAAGAAGATAATGATGCAGATGAAGAGATGATTGTG CTAGAAATGCAAGGAATTGTCGATCGTGATGTATTAGATTCTCTGCCTATATCAATGAGGCTTGATCTTTTTGCACAG atGAAAGAGAGGCAAATGGCAGAAAATAGGCAGAAGTATCAGGAAGTTAAAAAG GCTCCTGAAAAATTTTCCGAGTTACAAATACAGTCATACCTTAAGGCTGTTGCTCTTCGTCGGGAAATAAATCAAGTGCAGAAAGCTGCTGCTGGAATTGGGGTAGGTGGTGTGCGGACTTCAAGAATAGCCTCAGAAGCCAACAAAGAATTCATATTCTCCTCATCGTTTACTGggaataaaaa AGTGCTAGCATCCGCTGGAGTTCAGAAGAACAAGGATGGACAAAATCCAGAGCAGAGGGAGAATCCTTCTTCAAGTTCCCTTGGTACTTTTCCATCAACTAGCAAGTCTAAGACGGCGTCAGAATTGGCTCCAGACAAGTACAAAAAGGCTCTTGATGATGGGGTTCAAACTTTTCTAGATGAGAGGGGACATATCCGGGTTAGTAGAGTGAGGGCGATGGGAATTCGTATGACCCGAGATCTTCAGAGGAACTTAGACTTGATGAAAGAGATTGAGCAGGACCAGGCTCCTTCTGAGTCGCATACGAGTGGGTTAGCGAGAAATAAAAGTTCATCAGAAGCTTCAGATAATGGTAATGGTAAGTCCGTGGAcctaaatgagagaaatgagCCCTCTATGTTTGGAAATGAGTCTTCCATTCAGATATCTTTTGAAGATGATGGAGATATCAATGTTCCAGATGGTGATGAGGAATTATTTGCTCACTTAGTAGGAGGAAGCTCATTGAAAGTTTCATCTTCTGACAAAATTCCATGTGCCGCAGAGTCTTTAGAGACTGCTTCAGATGTTGACTGGGAGGAAGGACAGGTGGATAGAATTTCTGAGGATGGTAAAGTAGAAACCAAGTCTGTTCATGACAGTGGCTGCATAGGTGATGAGAGTGAAGTGGAATGGGAGGAAGGGGTTTCTACTAGCCCAAAAGAGAACCTCTTCTCCAGTAAAGCATCTTCTGACAAACCAGCTTCTAAAGGATCTTTAGAAGAAGATGCTGAGTTGCAGGAGGCCATAAGGAGAAGTCTGGAAGATAAAAGGTTTAGTGTTATGTCAAGCAAGGATGAGACACAGCAAAGTTATGGAGTGAATAGTCGTGAGCACATTCTATTATCAGCTTCACAAAAGACTGTAGATGGGCAACATACCTTACCAGAGGATATTACGGAGTCAGGTTCTGAAGCAAAAGATGATGCAGTAAAAAGCAACTCTGCAGATGGAACCAACATCCTAGAAAGGGAGGAATCATGTGGAATACTAGAAGGTTCTTCTGTTCAACTTTCAAAGGAAGATACTGATGAAAATGGGAATCTGCCTGAGAGTGAACTCTTATCATGCACATCGCTTCCAACGGAACCAGATACTGCAAATTTGAATGCACAAGACTTGTTAAATGTTTCATCTGAGAGGGGCGGGGCACCTGCCTCTGCCGATGGACCGGTAATGATTATTCCCAACATATATTATCAGACTTCTGCTGAGATGCATAATACCAAGGCAGTATTGTCACATCTGACAACTGAAAGAACTAACCTTGAGGCTCAATTGTTGGGGTCATCTGCATCAGGGAATGATGTCAATGTAAAGCAAACTGCTGATGGCAATCATAGGGATGATTTCTTAGGAAAGCTGCAGAGTGCGGAGGAATTTGTGGTTGAAACCAATGGAGATGCACAGTTTGATATCACTAAATCTAGTTTGGAGGAGGAAATGCGGAAATTGAGTCAAGAATGTATAGATCTTGGTAATGAGCAGAAGAAGCTTGAAAGAAATGCAGAATCCATTAACCGCGAAATGTTCACAGAATGCCAG GAGCTGTTGCAAATGTTTGGATTACCATATATTATTGCGCCAATGGAGGCAGAAGCTCAGTGTGCATATCTGGAACTGACAAACCTTGTTGATGGGGTGGTGACTGATGATTCAGATGTATTCCTGTTTGGGGCAAGAAGTGTTTACAAGAATATATTTGATGATCGGAAATATGTTGAGACTTACTTTATGAAG GACATAGAGAAGGAACTTGGTCTATCTAGGGAGAAATTGATTCGGATTGCTATGCTCTTGGGAAGTGATTATACTGAAGGGATCAG TGGAATAGGAATCGTTAATGCCATCGAGGTCTTAAATGCATTCCCGGAGGAAGATGGCCTACAGAAATTCCGTGAGTGGATTGAATCGCCAGATGCTAGCATACTTGGAAAGGTTGATAGACGAGCTGGATCTACTCCTAGGAAACGAGGAGCAAGAGGTTCAAAGGGCGATACAGAAGGAAATCCTGCGAAAGACGAAAATGATTCCCAGTCTGATTTCGATAACGTTCAAGAGTTAAAGCAGTATTTCATGGAGAAACAT AGAAATGTGAGCAAGAACTGGCACATTCCTCCGTCTTTTCCTAGTGAGGCAGTAGTATCTGCTTATTCTACTCCTCGAGTGGACAAATCTGCTGAGCCTTTCTTGTGGGGAAAGCcagatattttcattttacgCAA ATTATGCTGGGAAAAGTTTGGGTGGAATAGCCAGAAGGCAGATGAGTTGTTACTTCCTGTTCTGAATGAGTACAATAAACACGAG ACCCAATTGCGCTTGGAAGCATTTTACACTTTCAATGAGAGATTTGCGAAGATCCGTAGCAAGAGAATAAAAAAGGCTGTTAAAGGGATATCTGGACGACAATCATCAGAATTAATGGATGACGCTGTTGAAGTTAATTCgaagaataaaaagaaaagaagaggaaatgCAGGTGAACTTGAGCAGCATAAACTAGAGAAACCTTCTGACGTATCTGAAGAAGTTGTTGCTGGAAATCGTAGTAATACCACAAGAAGATCGATGCAAGGTCAGTCAAGGAAAAGGAAAGCCAGTGGACAGCCTGTGAATTCTGAAGGAAATTCCTTGGAAACACCTAAATTGGCAGAAAGCAGTCAAGGAGCCAATAAAAGATCTCATGGAAATAAAAGGGATCGAGGTGGCGGGAGAAGCTGGAGGACAAGAGGAGGAAGCCGGACAGGTGATCCTGCTTCTGGAATATCTGAAGGCAGCTCTGGTGATGATAACAGTGATGACAATGAGTTGAAAGTCTGTGATGAGAAGCTCGAGGGAATGCAAGATGTGCGGAGG TCTGGACGTAATAGGAAAGCTGTGAACTACGTGGAAAACTTGGAAGATGATGAGAGCACTAGGCCATTCCTTAAAGATGATGAAGCTGATATAGGACAAGGTAGACAGGGCGGTGATGATGGTCCTTCAGAGGATGATTATCTCAGAACAGGTGGTGGCTTTTGTGTAGGAGATGGAAAGACAAACGCAGATCTTGATGGTTCTGGCAGCCCTCCTGCTGAGTCTCCCCTACGAAAGGATGAGGAGAACTCCCAAAATCTCGAATCTACAGACAAATTCAACGGTGGGAATATTGATGCTGTTCAGGTGACTGCAGATGGATTTCATGACCCAGTGACGGCAAGCTCTCCTGCTGTTCAGCATAATCTTGAATCTAGTAATTCCACGAGCACCGGCACTCTCTGCAAGGTTAATGTTTGTGAGGATAAGACCAAAGATGATCCACATATATCCTCTGGAGGAGCTTTGAGCGCTATGCCCTTCTTGAAGAGGAAGCGCAAGAAAACCTGA